The following proteins come from a genomic window of Micromonas commoda chromosome 2, complete sequence:
- a CDS encoding predicted protein: MSNAPPESALRGRDLHVSFDDVQRSDEAFQRPPPLELPDSTPRLKSVRKTPSGSAKHREIRSAYGPNLRFPNSTSKDEFPPHSPGPLSSGPRKAYVPSPVKFVAVSESRDKYRAHDVQPLPNIPVKPYRNTGAKFDDTTTNRAMYTVEPSAYQRLAAPKKAYVPSPVKFDTVSESRAKYTAHATEIRTPPIGLWVANDLVEVMVQPGADRPLSVSKMFSTTSNGQDEMELKIVEGWSRKASECKLLTVFEIEGIPAQPAGRPQIRVTLSVDAGGAMTVRAVDCDNDHAVLAEETVEVTPAYSVSPPKGVHAAGSPLPDKHGERRTNYR, from the exons ATGTCCAACGCGCCTCCGGAGAGCGCCCTTCGGGGTCGCGATCTCCACGTctccttcgacgacgtccagcgCTCCGACGAGGCGTTCCAGCGACCCCCGCCCCTGGAGCTCCCCGACAGCACGCCGAGGCTGAAGTCCGTGCGCAAGACCCCGAGCGGATCGGCCAAGCACCGGGAGATCCGGTCGGCATACGGGCCCAACCTGCGATTCCCGAACTCCACGAGCAAGGATGAGTTCCCGCCGCACAGCCCGGGTCCACT TTCGTCGGGCCCGAGGAAGGCGTACGTCCCCTCGCCCGTCAAGTTCGTCGCCGTGTCCGAGTCCAGGGACAAGTACCGCGCCCACGACGTCCAGCCGTTGCCCAACATCCCCGTCAAGCCGTACCGCAACACAGGCGCCAAGTTTGACGATACCACCACCAACAGGGCGATGTATACGGTGGAACCCAGCGCGTaccagcgcctcgccgccccgaaGAAGGCGTACGTGCCCTCACCGGTGAAGTTCGACACGGTATCGGAGTCCAGGGCCAAGTACACCGCGCACGCAACGGAGATTCGAACGCCCCCCATCGGGCTGTGGGTCGCCAacgacctcgtcgaggtgATGGTCCAGCCGGGCGCGGACCGACCGCTCAGCGTCTCGAAGATGTTCAGCACGACGAGCAACGGGCAGGACGAGATGGAGCTGAAGATCGTGGAGGGGTGGTCGCGGAAGGCGAGCGAGTGCAAGCTGCTGACGGTGTTTGAGATTGAGGGGATCCCGGCGCAGCCCGCGGGTCGCCCGCAGATTCGCGTCACGCTGTCGGTGGATGCGGGTGGCGCGATGACGGTGAGAGCCGTCGACTGCGATAACGAtcacgcggtgctcgcggaggagaccgTGGAGGTGACGCCGGCGTATtcggtgtcgccgccgaagggtGTGCACGCCGCGGGATCGCCTTTGCCTGATAAGCACGGGGAGAGGAGGACCAACTATCGTTga
- a CDS encoding predicted protein, translating to MSSRRDHPMVEKIAFIPDLFIRFGTFCMGLWSALSTATLRPFEFATDTKRKNISALNTFGPRREEHSKSRVASTEASKQVATEVPGWPVAVRRVASAARGAKKSLTREKRRPGSSPRRHTSHKMALVGMSPSMTVRFATLSARASGVHGGRCVVRVASRGVPRRAVSLSTRAVSTAGSSGGDAASVGTVIKRRSPGAGPANGSGYVYKPATGMGRGPSPGGMQPQNFRVLAVLAAVAAMNATFSALGGPASASASPAASALASAALTYAAFWAHALWRKLENVAIDQRAAPETKATLASALTYGFGSLAVMCVVECAKTSRACAAAALAASASVCVARYLAKELSEGLTITVTKESPGSETMVVTANDVMLAPTREGMQSSATAGLAGEKSRLEVLERLKELMMKEFQEETARLAQIESEKASEVRRLEGIYEQRIKTLKAEIVILRNKNEQLSKYAGIAAALQNVEERMTQEIARMKDAYDSDITALKTQIGSLEKTIAETEAKANEERERLTAALRAARGLYSAQRRIFDSEMAKYRAALALADQHTEWWKSESARIEEHLQKRIAATEAAHAKALANASASERSSGQAALNRAIESLKVQHTLEMESTMAAATAERKALQVLLEDERADAAKQLEMSVKSAVAEAEVKVANEWRERVELLEAQHAATIKAVAADYEDSVKEERAFNDQHVENLRGAYESKIEMLNANHAEALQNAKDVAAESLMAAKKAAVAELAKNNEASAQELEATVAKLEAEEEALIAKLTAERDEVVATVRAELRTARAERGALYEHFTGEKAKLESIVRARLTAEIAEAEKNFNAHWEGETAKLQAAHDEKIAELKAAQDEALATMQTTQDEEIEMLESQIEKDRNAAVESVRAALQQAFDAKSRAAAGERRALKALMDSERAKARVRMLAAVDDAVADGVARLNAAKLVFADEKEQLQRNFGKEMDNVKADFAARLEAELADKASAVEKLWREKLNEAEKQSATAIALVKETAAKKAEALENELQNAKDVAAETLMAAKAAAEKDRATSVSALNARIDEMRREHDEAIASAEAGYAQALAAAATAATAEMKSRDEAADAKYAELEAKANEYQAAVAKAESDLAAASEAAAEKLVQAEARYKEELRRMSDEKDGALAASVASAAREADEISDRLMAELNETKAAYAQEKNALMVEHKKELKEVMENAAKEMADAAATMEALDQKRKDALNASGSEFADKLLKMETALAKTKKEAEDALTRAAAAQDEAVAEVNASMAAKLQQREEELLLEIKSLREYHAEELGSIKAAAAIEVVEAQKKSQEEVASLNRTIERMQADHDKRMAEAAEAAKSAIKDLEQRVLAASKDADDKVAAAKAESTAALKLAADDAAEQLAEQRATLQAEMDAIKADAKAEAERAKFAYQDALESAKKAAAEELKKAVESNPSVDTEAFELEYAALDEKLKAQVQASDEAYERGKAEAEKALAEARFEYEGKLLAAEAAAATTLEEERARFEAAMAKQRSEADAAARAAEDAAKATIEETRAKAAEELKSVMASADTFRDNLDRQFKNEAKRARDEFDAQIKAYDQKLLDTSRDLTARHEQETKDLLAAHASEMEAKQAALDAESRTAEEVRAEMARMRQTHEAEFKAALARHADELEDTARKAKAALLEVTERAVEQVEAARNDAAADRAAAVEKLEKRIDSLVGERDDAVARARRAVTDDAHWLANELECIKKAYALAEDVDLSTVDPEDETQRKRLEAAGEVAAKGLNGIEVPVWGYYALGLATALLPRIIAGGGM from the coding sequence ATGAGCTCCAGGCGTGACCATCCCATGGTTGAGAAGATTGCCTTCATTCCGGATTTATTCATCAGATTTGGGACTTTTTGTATGGGTTTATGGTCAGCGctgtcgacggcgacgcttCGGCCTTTCGAGTTTGCGACCGACACGAAAAGGAAGAATATCTCCGCGTTGAACACGTTcggacctcggcgcgaagagcACTCGAagtcgcgcgtcgcttcgaCCGAGGCCTCGAAACAGGTCGCGACCGAGGTGCCAGGGTGGCCTGTCgcggtccgtcgcgtcgcgtctgccgcgcggggtgcgaaGAAGAGCCTCACCCGCGAGAAGCGTCGTCCCGGAtcttcgccgaggaggcatACGAGCCACAAGATGGCTCTCGTCGGGATGTCCCCGTCGATGACTGTAAGGTTCGCGACTCtcagcgcgcgggcgtccggGGTTCACGGCGGACGATGCGTGGTCCGCGTGGCctctcgcggcgtcccccgtcgcgccgtctcgctctccacgcgcgcggtgtccaCCGCCGGAAGTtccggcggtgacgccgcgagcgtcgggacCGTGATCAAGAGGCGCTCGCCCGGGGCGGGCCCCGCGAACGGCTCCGGATACGTCTACAAGCCCGCCACCGGGATGGGCCGAGGCCCCTCGCCGGGCGGTATGCAGCCCCAAAActtccgcgtcctcgccgtcctcgccgcggtcgccgccatGAACGCAACCTtctccgcgctcggcggacccgcgtcggcgtcggcgtcccccgcggcgtccgccctcgcgtccgcggcgctcacctaCGCCGCCTTCTGGGCGCACGCGCTGTGGCGTAAGCTCGAGAACGTCGCGATCGATCAACGCGCCGCCCCTGAGACAAAAGCGacgttggcgtcggcgctgacGTACGGCTTTGGCTCGTTAGCCGTAATGTGCGTCGTCGAGTGCGCGAAGACGTCCAGGGCGTGcgctgcggcggcgttggcggcgtccgcgagcgtgTGCGTCGCCAGGTacctcgccaaggagctcaGCGAGGGTTTGACGATCACGGTGACGAAGGAGTCGCCGGGCAGCGAGACGATGGTGGTCACCGCCAACGACGTGATGctcgcgcccacgcgcgagGGGATGcagtcgtcggcgacggcggggctGGCGGGGGAGAAGTCCCGactcgaggtgctcgagaGGCTGAAGGAGTTGATGATGAAGGAGTTCCaggaggagacggcgaggctggcgcaGATCGAGAGCGAGAAGGCGAGCGAGGTGAGAAGGCTTGAGGGGATATACGAGCAGCGCATCAAGACGCTCAAAGCCGAGATTGTGATTCTCCGCAACAAAAACGAGCAACTGAGCAAGTacgcgggcatcgccgcggcgctccaaAACGTCGAGGAACGAATGACCCAGGAGATCGCCCGCATGAAGGACGCCTACGACTCGGACATCACCGCGCTCAAGACCCAGATAGGCAGTCTGGAGAAGACCATCGCAGAGACTGAGGCCAAGGCaaacgaggagcgcgagaggctcaccgccgcgctgcgagccgcgcggggtcTTTACTCGGCTCAGAGGCGTATATTCGACAGCGAGATGGCCAAATaccgcgcggcgttggccttGGCGGACCAGCACACGGAGTGGTGGAAGTCCGAGTCCGCGAGGATCGAGGAGCACCTCCAGAaacgcatcgccgcgacggaggctgctcacgccaaggcgctcgccaacgccAGCGCCTCCGAACGATCCTCCGGTCAGGCGGCTCTCAACCGCGCGATCGAGTCGCTCAAGGTTCAGCACACGCTAGAGATGGAGTCGACGATGGCtgccgcgaccgccgagcGCAAGGCGCTTCAGGTGCTCTTGGAGGATGAgcgggcggacgcggcgaagcagTTGGAAATGTCCGTCaagtccgccgtcgccgaggctgaggtgAAGGTGGCGAACGAGTGGCGCGAACGAGtggagctgctcgaggcgcaACACGCCGCCACCATcaaagccgtcgccgcggattACGAGGACAGCGTcaaggaggagagggcgTTCAACGATCAGCACGTCGAGAACCTCCGAGGGGCGTACGAGTCCAAGATTGAGATGCTCAACGCGAACCACGCGGAGGCGCTTCAGAACGccaaggacgtcgccgccgaatcCCTCATGGCGGCCAAgaaagccgccgtcgcggaacTCGCCAAGAACAACGAGGCTTCCGCGCAGGAACTCGAGGCCACGGTCGCtaagctcgaggcggaggaggaggcgttgATCGCAAAGCTCacggcggagagggacgaggtcgtcgcgacTGTTCGCGCGGAGCTTCGAACCGCGAGGGCggaacgcggcgccctctACGAGCACTTTACCGGCGAGAAGGCCAAGCTGGAGAGCATCGTCCGCGCCAGGCTCACCGCGGAgatcgccgaggctgagaagaATTTCAACGCGCACTGGGAGGGCGAGACGGCTAAGCTTCAAGCCGCTCACGACGAAAAGATCGCCGAGTTGAAAGCCGCGcaggacgaggcgctcgcgacgatgcAGACCACACaggacgaggagatcgagatGCTCGAGTCGCAGATCGAGAAGGAcaggaacgcggcggtcgaatccgtccgcgccgcgctgcaaCAGGCGTTTGACGCCaagtcccgcgccgccgccggcgagagGCGAGCTCTCAAGGCGCTGATGGACTCGGAACGCGCCAAGGCGAGGGTTCgcatgctcgccgcggtggacgacgccgtggccgacggcgtcgccaggctgaacgcggcgaagtTGGTGTTTGCGGACGAGAAGGAGCAGTTGCAACGCAACTTTGGCAAGGAGATGGACAACGTCAAGGCAGATTTTGCCGCCAGGCTCGAAGCTGAGCTCGCCGATAAGGCTTCCGCAGTGGAAAAACTGTGGCGCGAGAAGCTGAACGAGGCTGAGAAGCAATCCGCCACGGCCATCGCGCTGGTCAAGgagaccgccgcgaagaaggccgAGGCTCTCGAGAATGAGCTGCAAAACGCCAAGGACGTCGCTGCCGAAACTCTCATGGCGGCAAAGGcagccgccgagaaggaccGCGCCACCTCCGTCTCGGCCCTGAACGCCAGAATCGACGAAATGAgacgcgagcacgacgagGCCATCGCATCCGCGGAGGCTGGGTACGCCCAGGCCCTCGCAGCGGCCGCAacagccgcgacggcggagatgAAGTCCAGGGACGAGGCGGCTGACGCAAAgtacgccgagctcgaggccaaggcgaacgAGTACCaagccgcggtggccaaggctgaatccgacctcgccgccgcctccgaagCAGCCGCGGAAAAGCTCGTCCAGGCTGAGGCGAGGTACAAGGAGGAATTGCGCAGGATGTcggacgagaaggacggcgcgctggcggcgagcgtggcgtctgcggcgagggaggctgaCGAAATTTCCGACAGGCTCATGGCCGAGCTCAACGAGACAAAAGCTGCTTACGCCCAGGAGAAGAACGCTCTGATGGTCGAGCACAAGAAAGAGCTCAAAGAGGTCATGgagaacgccgcgaaggagatggctgacgccgcggcgacgatggaggcTCTCGACCAGAAGAGGAAGGATGCCCTGAACGCGTCTGGATCTGAATTTGCCGACAAGCTCCTGAAGATGGAGACCGCTCTGGCGAAGACCAAAaaggaggccgaggacgCCTTGACCCGAGCGGCAGCCGCGCaggacgaggcggtcgcggaaGTCAACGCTTCCATGGCTGCCAAGCTCCAGCAAAGGGAAGaagagctcctcctcgagatCAAGTCCCTCCGCGAGTACCACGCCGAAGAGCTCGGCTCGATCAAggcagccgccgccatcgaggtGGTTGAGGCGCAGAAAAAGTCCCAGGAGGAGGTCGCCTCCCTCAACCGCACCATCGAGCGGATGCAGGCGGACCACGATAAGCggatggcggaggcggcggaggcggccaagagCGCGATTAAGGATCTTGAACAGCGGGTCCTGGCGGCGTCCAAGGATGCAGACGATAAGGTTGCCGCTGCCAAGGCggagtccaccgcggcgctcaagctcgccgccgacgacgccgctgaGCAACTCGCTGAGCAGAGGGCCACTCTTCAGGCTGAGATGGACGCGATCAAGGCtgacgccaaggctgaggccgaACGCGCGAAGTTTGCCTAccaggacgcgctcgagagcgcgaagaaggctgcggcggaggagctgaAGAAGGCTGTCGAGTCCAACCCGAGCGTCGACACCGAGGCTTTCGAGTTGGAATacgccgccctcgatgagaagctcaaggcgcAGGTGCAGGCTTCGGACGAAGCGTACGAGCGGggcaaggcggaggctgaaaaggcgctcgcggaggcccGGTTCGAGTACGAAGGCAAGCTCCtagccgccgaagccgccgccgcgacgaccctcgaggaggagagggcgcGGTTCGAGGCGGCCATGGCCAAACAGAGAtccgaggccgacgccgccgcgagggccgcggaggatgccgccaAGGCCACGATCGAGGAGACCCGCgcgaaggctgccgaggagctcaagtCGGTGATGGCATCCGCGGATACGTTCCGCGATAACCTCGACCGGCAGTTCAAGAACGAAGCcaagcgcgcccgcgacgagttTGACGCCCAGATCAAGGCATACGACCAGAAACTTCTGGATACATCCAGGGATCTCACCGCACGTCACGAGCAGGAGACCAaggacctcctcgcggcgcacgcgtccgagATGGAGGCCAAGCaagcggcgctcgacgcggagtcGCGAACGGCCGAGGAGGTTCGCGCCGAGATGGCTCGAATGCGTCAGACGCACGAGGCGGAGTTCAAAGCTGCGCTCGCCCGCCACGCCGACGAACTCGAGGACACCGCGCGAAAGGCCAAAGCCGCGCTCCTGGAGGTGACCGAACGGGCCGTCGAgcaggtggaggcggcgagaaacgacgcggcggcggaccgagccgcggcggtggaaaAACTCGAGAAACGAATCGATTCCCTCGTcggggagcgcgacgacgcggtggctcgcgcgcgacgggcggtgaccgacgacgcgcactGGCTCGCGAACGAGCTGGAATGCATCAAAAAGGCGTACgctctcgccgaggacgtcgacctGAGCACGGTGGACCCCGAGGATGAGACGCAGAGGAAGCGGCTCGAGGCGGCTGGCGAGGTTGCCGCGAAGGGCCTGAACGGGATCGAGGTTCCCGTCTGGGGTTACTACGCGTTGGGCCTGGCGACCGCGCTCTTGCCCCGCatcatcgccggcggcggcatgtGA
- a CDS encoding predicted protein has product MDVIARSIGGFVPIYDYQTAKEYAELLLNAQVVVSVFGALSWAFGGINMITFGFTLFAIVALEAGSDRLLRMYTIFVTGMWIMDVVWLALWGTHLHKASVPWYNMGLSEPSTTDKFATVPKFLLAMQSITFIIRHLQILLWSKMWDLDFGGAGGPGANDPYHNMEAHPPIPPPAAPVQYAHTPGVGDDSYVPPSAGPANPPAMTSPAASPYKPPASGPGPAQ; this is encoded by the exons atggacgtcatcgcgcgctccATCGGGGGCTTCGTGCCCATCTACGACTACCAGACCGCCAAGGAGTACGCTGAGCTGCTCCTGAACGCGCAGGTGGTCGTCTCCGTCTTCGGTGCCCTGTCCTGGGCCTTCGGCGGCATCAACATGATCACCTTCGGGTTCACCCTCTTCGCCATCGTGGCCCTGGAGGCCGGGAGCGACCGGCTCCTGCGGATGTACACCATCTTTGTCACGGGAATGTGGATTATGGACGTCGTGTGGCTCGCGCTCTGGGGGACCCACCTGCACAAGGCCTCG GTCCCCTGGTACAACATGGGCCTCTCCGAGCCCTCCACCACGGACAAGTTCGCCACCGTCCCCAAATTCCTCCTCGCCATGCAGAGCATCACGTTCATCATCCGCCACCTGCAGATCCTCCTCTGGTCCAAGATGTGGGACCTCGacttcggcggcgccggcggaccCGGAGCCAACGACCCGTACCACAACATGGAGGCGCACCCGCCCatcccgccccccgcggctcccgtTCAGTACGCGCACACCCCGGGGGTTGGGGACGATTCTTACGTGCCCCCATCCGCCGGTCCGGCGAATCCTCCGGCCATgacgagcccggcggcgtcgccctaCAAGCCCCCCGCGTCGGGACCGGGACCCGCGCAGTGA
- the CKS gene encoding predicted protein (Cyclin dependant kinase regulatory subunit) — MPQIQYSEKYYDDVYEYRHVVLPPDIAKLLPKGRLLSEAEWRGLGVQQSRGWVHYAIHRPEPHIMLYRCVRRPSPHAAVGFASFARVFFKPIGATRVRRGVPTAPADRIGPAVTSSHPRVPLGDPRLARRAESLAPRPTTRSTLFHIETDNPYRTIDRRTLNYGQPALTDAANKANQQ, encoded by the exons ATGCCTCAGATTCAGTACTCCGAGAAGTACTACGACGACGTCTACGAGTACAG gcacgtcgtcctccctcCCGACATCGCCAAGCTCCTGCCTAAGGGTCGCCTTCTCTCTGAG GCTGAGTGGCGCGGTCTCGGCGTGCAGCAGTCCCGCGGCTGGGTGCACTACGCCATCCACAGGCCCGAGCCCCACATCATGCTCTACAGGTGCGTGCGCCGTCCCAGCCCCCACGCTGCAGTTGGATTCGCGAGTTTCGCGCGCGTGTTTTTCAAACCgatcggggcgacgcgcgtccgccgcggcgttcccaccgcgcccgccgatcGCATCGGCCCCGCGGTGACCTCGTCGCATCCCCGGGTTCCTCTCGGCGatccgcgcctcgcgagacgcgccgagtccctcgcgcctcgcccgacgacgcgatcgacaCTTTTTCACATCGAAACTGACAACCCGTACCGAACAATCGACAGGCGCACGCTGAACTACGGCCAGCCGGCtctcaccgacgccgccaacaAGGCCAACCAGCAGTAA
- a CDS encoding predicted protein produces the protein MSCAASICASAARYAASSPRSGQFLAHLYTWSIANGFAVLACGHPHSGGSEIPFLASRLLTVSCSASTAFTASLARFASSAFSAPRRSASAALAASAFIRALSSAVGSAAAAATSASSASTAAAQSFDVSLARSAVLARSRRRAASRLWLSAYNSFVARTRPALSVGLAAFVAPAAAVACSGALANAAGDASASSARCAVATPFALAVISASSGETILASFRRSFSLVSSTDTRATSSTRAVTVGGRCAWCTAVAASARARVSAAAASAFPSGVSHEAASGACVIVLGPGGVRRWGVRRRGEMRAFPPSDAVSSRVSVSDAGFGDQPVHIPAPSQLDHFFSP, from the coding sequence ATGTCGTGCGCCGCCAGCAtctgcgccagcgccgctcGGTACGCCGCCTCGTCACCCCGCAGCGGGCAGTTCCTCGCGCACTTGTACACGTGGTCCATCGCGAACGGCTTCGCGGTTCTCGCGTGCGGGCACCCGCacagcggcggcagcgagATCCCCTTCCTCGCCAGCCGCCTCTTGACCGTCTCCTgcagcgcctccaccgccttcaccgcctcgctcgcgcgcttcgcctcTTCGGCCTTCTCCGCCCCGCGACGTTCCGCCTCCgctgccctcgccgcctccgccttcatCCGGGCCCTTTCCTCCGCAGTtggctccgccgccgccgccgcaacctcggcatcctccgcgtcgacggctgcTGCGCAAAGTTTCGacgtctccctcgcgcgttccgccGTCCTGgcccgttcccgccgccgcgccgcctcgcgcctctGGCTCTCCGCGTATAACTCCTTCGTGGCGCGAACACGCCCGGCGTTGTCCGTCGGTTTggcggcgttcgtcgcgcccgccgcggcggtcgcctgCTCGGGGGCTCTCGCGAATgcggccggcgacgcgagcgcgagcagcgcgcgatgcgcggtggcgacgccgttCGCCTTGGCTGTCatcagcgcctcgagcggtGAGACGATTTTGGCGTCGTTTCGGCGCTCGTTCTCCTTGGTGTCGTCCACGGacacccgcgcgacgtcgtcgacgagggcggtgacggtgGGTGGGCGCTGCGCTTGGTGCACGGCCgtggccgcctcggcgcgcgcgcgcgtgagcgcggcggcggcctcggcgtttCCCTCGGGCGTCTCCCACGAGGCTgcgtcgggcgcgtgcgtcatcgtcctcggaCCTGGGGGCGTCCGTCGATGGGGcgtgcggcgtcggggcgagATGCGAGCCTTCCCCCCGTCCGATGCTGTTTCGTCGCGGGTGTCCGTCTCCGATGCCGGATTCGGCGACCAGCCGGTTCATATCCCCGCTCCGAGCCAACTCGATCATTTTTTCTCGCCGTAA